One Luteimonas sp. MC1825 DNA segment encodes these proteins:
- a CDS encoding lipocalin family protein — MTAKPNHRPALRMFHLLAASALGLLLAACGATRGPAVAEHAETVPAQALDALMGNWHVAARVPWFGERGRVAHRVRFTADGDGHVAVHRTWRKGFAEPEESDDMTARRSGHSDLVWSVRLFGVVPGKLRILEVAEDGSWMLMDAQGRDIAWILTRAQVVEDAAYLELEKRIGRHGVNTDKLRRVPQVPAQEGKLGFEPAAAPTSRR, encoded by the coding sequence ATGACCGCCAAACCGAATCACCGCCCCGCCCTCCGGATGTTCCACCTGCTCGCCGCGTCCGCGCTGGGGCTGCTGCTGGCGGCGTGCGGTGCAACCCGCGGCCCGGCCGTGGCCGAGCACGCGGAGACGGTCCCGGCACAGGCGCTGGATGCGCTGATGGGCAACTGGCATGTGGCGGCGCGCGTGCCATGGTTCGGGGAGCGTGGCCGTGTGGCGCACCGGGTCCGTTTCACGGCCGATGGCGACGGGCACGTGGCCGTGCACCGCACCTGGCGCAAAGGCTTCGCCGAACCCGAAGAGAGCGACGACATGACCGCGCGCCGCAGCGGCCACAGTGACCTGGTGTGGAGCGTCCGCCTGTTCGGCGTGGTGCCCGGCAAGTTGCGCATCCTCGAAGTCGCCGAGGACGGCAGCTGGATGCTGATGGATGCGCAGGGGCGCGACATCGCCTGGATCCTCACCCGCGCGCAGGTGGTCGAGGATGCCGCCTACCTCGAGCTCGAGAAGCGCATCGGCCGCCACGGCGTCAACACCGACAAGCTGCGGCGTGTGCCGCAGGTGCCGGCACAGGAAGGCAAGCTGGGCTTCGAGCCCGCCGCTGCGCCGACCTCCCGGCGTTGA
- a CDS encoding YafY family protein, which translates to MDRYERILSLHRILKSARYPVTVARMQDELGCSRATAYRDLAFLRDALMAPVTGDGDAGFRYAAEDSDRFELPGLWLNSDELHALLAAQQLLSRSGGGVLSSALAPLQSRIDKLLSQHASGKRLPMERVRVIPHRTRRLDEHAFRVVCSAVLERRQLAFEYRARSTGEKTRRTVSPQRITHYRDNWYLDAWDHEREALRSFSVDRVVHAKALEAVATDVDEAELDRHLGGSYGIFSGAPKGVATIMFSAKAARWVADEHWHSQQQGRHLADGRYELKVPYSAPRELLMDVLHYGSDAEIIEPPSLREQARTLLALALANYEG; encoded by the coding sequence ATGGACCGCTACGAACGCATCCTCTCGCTGCACCGCATCCTGAAGTCGGCGCGCTATCCGGTGACGGTGGCGCGGATGCAGGACGAGCTCGGATGCTCGCGCGCCACCGCCTACCGCGACCTGGCCTTCCTGCGCGACGCACTGATGGCACCGGTCACCGGCGACGGCGATGCCGGGTTCCGCTATGCGGCCGAGGACAGCGACCGCTTCGAGTTGCCCGGACTGTGGCTGAACTCGGACGAGCTGCACGCGCTGCTGGCCGCGCAGCAGCTGCTGTCGCGCAGTGGCGGCGGCGTGCTGTCGTCGGCGCTGGCGCCGCTGCAGTCGCGCATCGACAAGCTGCTGAGCCAGCATGCCAGCGGCAAGCGCCTGCCGATGGAGCGCGTGCGCGTCATCCCGCACCGCACCCGGCGCCTCGACGAACACGCGTTCCGCGTGGTGTGTTCGGCGGTGCTGGAGCGCCGGCAGCTGGCCTTCGAATATCGTGCGCGCTCGACCGGCGAGAAGACCCGGCGCACGGTGTCGCCGCAGCGCATCACGCATTACCGCGACAACTGGTACCTCGACGCCTGGGACCACGAGCGCGAGGCCCTGCGCAGTTTTTCCGTGGACCGCGTCGTGCATGCAAAGGCGCTGGAGGCGGTGGCGACGGATGTCGACGAGGCCGAGCTCGACCGCCACCTCGGCGGCAGCTACGGGATCTTCTCCGGGGCGCCCAAGGGCGTGGCCACCATCATGTTCAGCGCCAAGGCCGCGCGCTGGGTGGCCGACGAACACTGGCACTCGCAGCAGCAGGGGCGGCACCTCGCCGACGGCCGCTACGAGCTCAAGGTGCCGTACAGCGCGCCGCGCGAGCTGCTGATGGACGTGCTGCACTACGGCAGCGACGCGGAGATCATCGAGCCACCGTCGCTGCGCGAGCAGGCGCGCACCCTGCTGGCGCTGGCACTGGCGAACTACGAAGGCTGA
- a CDS encoding molybdopterin oxidoreductase family protein has product MRESAPNDPAIDTSPSPGDEVKTTTCYMCACRCGIKVWLADGKVRYIQGNPAHPVNQGVLCAKGASGIMQHYSPARLAKPLLRVGERGSGEFREVEWDEALQLATSWLASVRARNPDELAFFTGRDQSQALTGWWAQQFGTINYAAHGGFCSVNMAAGGLYTLGGSFWEFGEPDWEHTQYLMLWGVAEDHDSNPIKLGLGRLKARGAKVVAVNPVRSGYGAIADEWIGIRPGTDGLFAFALIHELLRMDRIDLDYLVRYANAHWLVVRDPGAAGDGLFVRDAAGQALCWVGSAGEGGLQPADSIDISPAVVGEYRLHDGRSAVPVFQLVAERYLDPQYAPDAVCERCGIPADTIRRIARELAAAAFDSKLSLPIAWTDAWGREHTDMPGRPVSLHAMRGISAHSNGFHTCRALHLLQLLLGAVDAPGSFRYQPPYPKPIPPPNRPGKTRRADGTLDAGPLGFVHGPEDLLVDAEGRPRRIDHAFSWAYPLSAHGMMHTVIRNAHAGDPYRIDTLMMFMANMSWNSAMNTGETMRWLTDKDADGTYRIPHIIYSDAYASEMVAYADLVLPDTTYLERFDAISMLDRPISDADGAADAMRHPVFDPATQDGSDGRARDVRGFQSVLLDLGARLGLPGMVHADGSPAYRDYADYIVRHERTPGVGLLAGWRGEDGDLHGKGAPNPEQLQRYIDNGGFWREEIPEHARYFKMANRGYLEWAHRLGFIGSTAPIVLQLYAEPLQKFRLAALGHGEHQPPEEHRERVATYFDPLPMWYEPFEHDQTSRKTYPLNAVTQRPMFMYHAWGSQNAWLRQIAARNWLYLHPDTGAGLGLADEDWITVASHNGEITVQAKFAGNVQPDTVWTWNAIGKRRGAWRLAKDAPEGDTGFLLNHLISDRTPRGDYANADPVTGQAAWFDLRVSIRKADAGHSQSAQPQFAPLPLGDAPDGPLRYGARRR; this is encoded by the coding sequence ATGCGCGAATCCGCCCCGAACGATCCCGCCATCGACACCTCGCCCTCGCCCGGTGACGAGGTCAAGACCACGACCTGCTACATGTGCGCCTGCCGCTGCGGCATCAAGGTCTGGCTGGCGGACGGCAAGGTGCGCTACATCCAGGGCAACCCCGCGCACCCGGTGAACCAGGGCGTGCTGTGCGCGAAGGGTGCCAGCGGGATCATGCAGCACTACTCGCCGGCGCGGCTGGCCAAGCCGCTGCTGCGCGTGGGCGAACGCGGCAGCGGTGAATTCCGCGAGGTTGAATGGGATGAAGCGCTGCAGCTCGCCACCTCGTGGCTGGCGTCGGTGCGCGCGCGCAATCCGGACGAACTTGCGTTCTTCACCGGCCGCGACCAGTCGCAGGCGCTGACCGGCTGGTGGGCGCAGCAGTTCGGCACCATCAACTACGCCGCGCACGGGGGCTTCTGCTCGGTGAACATGGCCGCCGGCGGCCTGTACACGCTGGGCGGCTCGTTCTGGGAATTCGGCGAGCCGGACTGGGAGCACACGCAGTACCTGATGCTGTGGGGCGTCGCCGAAGACCACGACTCCAACCCGATCAAGCTCGGCCTGGGCAGGCTGAAGGCCCGCGGTGCCAAGGTGGTCGCGGTGAACCCGGTGCGCTCGGGCTACGGTGCGATCGCCGACGAGTGGATCGGCATCCGCCCCGGCACCGACGGCCTGTTCGCGTTCGCGCTGATCCACGAGCTGCTGCGCATGGACCGCATCGACCTGGACTACCTGGTGCGCTACGCCAACGCGCACTGGCTGGTGGTGCGCGACCCGGGCGCGGCCGGGGACGGGCTGTTCGTACGGGATGCCGCGGGACAGGCGCTCTGCTGGGTGGGATCGGCCGGTGAAGGAGGGCTGCAGCCCGCCGACAGCATCGACATCTCGCCGGCGGTGGTTGGCGAGTACAGGCTTCACGACGGCCGCAGCGCGGTGCCCGTGTTCCAGCTCGTCGCCGAACGCTATCTCGATCCGCAATACGCGCCGGACGCGGTCTGCGAACGCTGCGGCATTCCCGCCGACACCATCCGCCGCATCGCGCGCGAACTCGCCGCGGCCGCGTTCGACAGCAAGCTGTCACTGCCCATCGCCTGGACCGACGCCTGGGGCCGCGAACACACCGACATGCCCGGGCGCCCGGTGTCGCTGCACGCCATGCGCGGCATCAGCGCGCATTCGAACGGGTTCCACACCTGCCGCGCGCTGCACCTGCTGCAGCTGCTGCTGGGCGCGGTGGATGCGCCGGGTTCGTTCCGTTACCAGCCGCCCTATCCGAAGCCGATCCCGCCGCCGAACCGCCCGGGCAAGACCCGCCGCGCCGACGGCACGCTCGATGCCGGCCCGCTCGGCTTCGTGCACGGCCCGGAGGACCTGCTGGTCGACGCCGAAGGCCGGCCACGCCGCATCGACCACGCGTTCTCGTGGGCCTATCCGCTGTCGGCGCACGGCATGATGCACACGGTGATCCGCAACGCCCACGCCGGTGATCCGTACCGCATCGACACGCTGATGATGTTCATGGCCAACATGAGCTGGAACTCGGCGATGAACACCGGCGAGACCATGCGCTGGCTGACCGACAAGGACGCCGACGGCACGTACCGCATCCCGCACATCATCTATTCCGACGCCTACGCCTCGGAGATGGTCGCCTACGCGGACCTGGTGCTGCCCGACACGACGTACCTCGAGCGCTTCGACGCGATCAGCATGCTCGACCGGCCGATCTCGGATGCCGACGGCGCGGCGGATGCGATGCGCCATCCGGTGTTCGATCCCGCCACGCAGGACGGCAGCGACGGGCGCGCGCGCGACGTGCGCGGCTTCCAGTCGGTGCTGCTCGATCTGGGCGCGCGCCTCGGCCTGCCCGGCATGGTGCACGCCGACGGCTCGCCTGCGTACCGCGACTACGCCGACTACATCGTCCGCCACGAACGCACGCCGGGCGTCGGGCTGCTCGCCGGCTGGCGCGGCGAGGACGGCGACCTGCACGGCAAGGGCGCGCCCAACCCGGAGCAGCTGCAGCGCTACATCGACAACGGCGGCTTCTGGCGCGAGGAGATCCCCGAGCACGCGCGCTATTTCAAGATGGCCAACCGCGGTTATCTCGAATGGGCGCACAGGTTGGGCTTCATCGGCTCCACCGCGCCGATCGTGCTGCAGCTTTACGCCGAACCGCTGCAGAAGTTCCGGCTCGCCGCCCTGGGCCACGGCGAGCACCAGCCGCCCGAGGAACATCGTGAACGCGTGGCCACGTATTTCGACCCGCTGCCCATGTGGTACGAGCCGTTCGAGCACGACCAGACCAGCCGCAAGACCTATCCGCTCAACGCCGTGACCCAGCGACCGATGTTCATGTACCACGCCTGGGGATCGCAGAACGCGTGGCTGCGGCAGATCGCCGCGCGCAACTGGCTGTACCTGCATCCCGACACCGGCGCGGGCCTGGGGCTCGCCGACGAAGACTGGATCACCGTCGCCTCGCACAACGGCGAGATCACCGTGCAGGCGAAATTCGCCGGCAACGTGCAGCCGGACACGGTGTGGACCTGGAACGCGATCGGCAAGCGCCGCGGTGCCTGGCGGCTGGCGAAGGACGCACCGGAAGGCGACACCGGCTTCCTGCTCAACCACCTCATCTCGGACCGCACCCCGCGCGGCGACTACGCCAATGCCGACCCGGTCACCGGCCAGGCGGCGTGGTTCGACCTGCGCGTGTCGATCCGCAAGGCCGATGCCGGACATTCGCAAAGCGCGCAGCCGCAGTTCGCGCCGCTGCCGCTGGGTGACGCGCCCGACGGTCCGCTCCGCTACGGTGCGCGCCGACGATGA
- a CDS encoding SLC13 family permease, with product MTQEMLLTFLVLAGAVALFVSEKLPPEVVAMLVLAALLTLRLVTTEEALSGFSSPATVTVAAMFVLSAGLQRSGSLNRLGEAIARIRWGWLLALVMIVLTAAVSAFINNTAAVAVFLPLIIAAAVANNLPPSKFLIPLSYAAQFGGVCTLIGTSTNLLVDSMARQAGHAGFTIFEFSRLGIVFVVVGTVYLMIARRFLLPDLGVPHQADSGHAGRYVAELLVSDKSGAVGKRASDLLPHTSGDVVVLELFRGRTALPAPRDTLIEPGDRMLVRGAWPDIDAARRKLKLKFDEVARGLEDAGGDDGRVHAEAMVAPGSHLIGHTLAGLRFAHVYHARVQGLHRHRLSIRQPLDQVPLAMGDVFLLDAPESALDLMRADPGLVLLAERPQQRSSIRRALLALGILTAVVAVAAAGWMSIVASAIFGCVALILLRVLEPEDAYAAIDWRVVLLLAGVLPLGIALQNSGAAALVADFSIDVVGGFGPVATLAVIYILTSVLTEIMSNNASAALVVPIAIATAESLGLDSKPFLVAVAFAASTSFATPISYQTNTMVYAAGGYRFQDFLKVGLPLNVIFIAMAIVLIPRYFPFSP from the coding sequence ATGACCCAGGAGATGCTGCTGACCTTCCTGGTCCTCGCCGGCGCCGTGGCGCTGTTCGTCAGCGAGAAGCTGCCGCCGGAAGTGGTGGCGATGCTGGTCCTGGCGGCGCTGCTCACCCTGCGCCTGGTCACGACCGAAGAAGCGCTGTCGGGATTCAGCAGCCCGGCCACGGTCACGGTGGCGGCCATGTTCGTGCTCAGCGCCGGCCTGCAGCGCAGCGGCTCGCTCAACCGCCTGGGCGAGGCCATCGCGCGCATCCGCTGGGGCTGGCTGCTCGCGCTGGTGATGATCGTACTGACCGCGGCGGTCTCGGCGTTCATCAACAACACGGCGGCGGTGGCGGTGTTCCTGCCGCTGATCATCGCGGCCGCGGTGGCCAACAACCTGCCGCCGTCGAAGTTCCTCATCCCGCTGTCGTACGCCGCGCAGTTCGGCGGCGTGTGCACCTTGATCGGCACCTCCACCAACCTGCTGGTCGATTCGATGGCCCGCCAGGCCGGGCATGCCGGCTTCACCATCTTCGAGTTCAGTCGCCTGGGCATCGTCTTCGTGGTGGTGGGCACCGTGTACCTGATGATCGCGCGGCGCTTCCTGCTGCCCGATCTCGGCGTCCCGCACCAGGCCGACAGCGGCCATGCCGGCCGCTACGTGGCCGAACTGCTGGTGTCCGACAAGTCCGGCGCGGTCGGCAAGCGCGCCAGCGACCTGTTGCCGCACACCAGCGGCGACGTGGTGGTGCTGGAGCTCTTCCGTGGCCGCACCGCGCTGCCCGCGCCGCGCGACACGCTGATCGAGCCCGGCGACCGCATGCTGGTGCGCGGTGCCTGGCCGGACATCGATGCGGCGCGGCGCAAGCTGAAGCTGAAGTTCGACGAGGTGGCACGCGGGCTCGAGGACGCGGGCGGGGACGACGGACGCGTGCACGCCGAAGCGATGGTCGCCCCGGGCTCGCACCTGATCGGCCATACGCTCGCCGGCCTGCGCTTCGCCCACGTCTACCACGCGCGCGTCCAGGGCCTGCACCGCCATCGCCTGTCGATCCGCCAGCCACTCGACCAGGTGCCGCTGGCGATGGGCGACGTGTTCCTGCTGGATGCGCCGGAAAGCGCGCTCGACCTGATGCGCGCCGACCCCGGCCTGGTGCTGCTCGCCGAGCGCCCCCAGCAACGCAGCTCCATCCGCCGCGCGCTGCTGGCGCTCGGCATCTTGACCGCGGTGGTCGCGGTTGCCGCCGCCGGCTGGATGAGCATCGTGGCCTCGGCGATCTTCGGCTGCGTCGCACTGATCCTGCTGCGCGTGCTGGAGCCGGAAGACGCCTACGCCGCCATCGACTGGCGCGTGGTGCTGCTGCTGGCCGGCGTGCTGCCGCTGGGGATCGCACTGCAGAACAGCGGCGCGGCGGCGCTGGTCGCCGATTTCTCGATCGACGTGGTCGGCGGCTTCGGGCCGGTGGCGACGCTGGCGGTGATCTACATCCTGACCTCGGTGCTGACCGAGATCATGAGCAACAACGCGTCGGCCGCGCTGGTGGTGCCGATCGCCATCGCCACCGCCGAATCGCTCGGCCTGGACAGCAAGCCGTTCCTTGTGGCGGTGGCGTTCGCGGCGTCGACCAGCTTCGCCACGCCGATCAGCTACCAGACCAACACCATGGTCTACGCCGCCGGCGGCTACCGCTTCCAGGATTTCCTCAAAGTGGGGCTGCCGCTCAACGTCATCTTCATCGCGATGGCGATCGTGCTGATCCCGCGCTACTTTCCCTTCTCGCCGTGA
- a CDS encoding 4Fe-4S dicluster domain-containing protein gives MTSLPPPSPRKMGLVIDLDTCVGCHACATSCKEWNAGGIAGPLTDEHPYGKDPSGVWFNRVHSYELAEAEAQPAMTLHFPRSCLHCETPACVTVCPTGASYKRAGDGIVLVDEDTCIGCQLCSWACPYGAREYSEVEGVMKKCTLCVDRIYNVNLEEAERQPACVQACPTRARHFGDLGDPASAVSKLVAERGGVALLPELGYQPVNRYLPPRPRRGDGESAEPDTATRAASPLHWLARTFRR, from the coding sequence ATGACCAGCCTGCCACCGCCGTCGCCGAGGAAGATGGGCCTGGTGATCGACCTCGACACCTGCGTCGGCTGCCACGCCTGCGCGACCAGCTGCAAGGAGTGGAACGCCGGCGGCATCGCCGGGCCGCTCACCGACGAACACCCCTATGGCAAGGATCCATCCGGCGTGTGGTTCAACCGCGTGCACAGTTACGAGCTGGCGGAGGCGGAGGCCCAGCCGGCCATGACCCTGCACTTCCCGCGCAGCTGCCTGCACTGCGAGACGCCGGCGTGCGTGACGGTGTGCCCGACAGGTGCCAGCTACAAGCGCGCCGGGGACGGCATCGTGCTGGTCGACGAGGACACGTGCATCGGCTGCCAGCTGTGCAGCTGGGCCTGCCCCTACGGCGCGCGCGAGTACAGCGAGGTCGAGGGGGTGATGAAGAAATGCACCCTGTGCGTCGACCGCATCTACAACGTGAACCTCGAGGAGGCCGAGCGCCAGCCGGCCTGCGTGCAGGCCTGCCCGACGCGCGCGCGGCACTTCGGCGATCTCGGCGACCCGGCGTCGGCGGTGTCGAAGCTGGTCGCCGAACGCGGCGGCGTGGCGCTGCTGCCGGAACTCGGCTACCAGCCGGTAAACCGCTACCTGCCGCCGCGACCGCGGCGCGGCGATGGCGAAAGCGCGGAGCCCGACACAGCCACGCGTGCAGCCTCGCCACTACATTGGCTGGCCCGCACGTTCCGGCGCTGA
- a CDS encoding DmsC/YnfH family molybdoenzyme membrane anchor subunit, whose amino-acid sequence MRPALSIIFFTTLSGAGYGLLAWTGIAIALLALRGGLSTALDGVQFAGVVLGLVLSTAGLLSSLGHLGQPRRAWRALSQWRTSWLSREGVLAIATAVTALAVIALLVWMPAGASRAAWLALLGLLLAVQALATVACTAMIYASLKPIPAWRHPLVVPVYLLFALLTGLALQFLVMAAMLRGQGPAMMLASLAILGALLAGLKWLYWLAIDGAGAPAARGAALGLPGRDARVFEHPHTEANYITREMVFAVARRHALRLRIATSLALVAAPLLATLLVATALLSPVAGVLLAALGLLAAAFVERWLFFAQARHVVSAYY is encoded by the coding sequence ATGCGACCCGCACTGTCGATCATCTTCTTCACCACGCTCTCCGGCGCCGGCTATGGCCTGCTGGCGTGGACCGGCATCGCGATCGCACTGCTGGCGCTGCGCGGCGGGCTGTCCACCGCGCTGGATGGCGTGCAGTTCGCCGGCGTGGTACTGGGGCTGGTGCTGTCGACGGCGGGCCTGCTGAGTTCGCTCGGCCACCTCGGCCAGCCACGCCGCGCCTGGCGCGCGCTCAGCCAATGGCGCACCTCGTGGCTGTCGCGCGAGGGCGTGCTGGCGATCGCCACCGCAGTGACCGCGCTCGCGGTCATCGCCTTGCTTGTGTGGATGCCGGCCGGCGCATCGCGCGCCGCGTGGCTGGCGCTGCTCGGCCTGCTGCTCGCGGTGCAGGCACTGGCCACGGTGGCCTGCACGGCAATGATCTACGCCTCGCTCAAGCCGATCCCGGCGTGGCGCCATCCGCTGGTGGTGCCGGTGTACCTGCTGTTTGCCCTGCTGACCGGGCTTGCGCTGCAGTTCCTGGTGATGGCCGCGATGCTGCGCGGGCAGGGGCCCGCGATGATGCTCGCCAGCCTGGCGATCCTGGGCGCGCTGCTGGCCGGGCTGAAGTGGCTGTACTGGCTGGCGATCGACGGTGCCGGCGCGCCGGCCGCGCGCGGCGCCGCGCTCGGCCTGCCGGGCCGCGACGCCAGGGTGTTCGAGCATCCGCACACCGAGGCCAACTACATCACCCGCGAGATGGTGTTCGCGGTGGCCCGCCGCCATGCGCTGCGGCTGCGGATCGCCACCAGCCTCGCGCTGGTCGCGGCGCCGCTGCTGGCGACCCTGCTGGTGGCGACCGCCCTGCTGTCCCCGGTTGCCGGCGTGCTGCTGGCCGCCCTCGGGCTGCTGGCCGCGGCCTTCGTGGAACGCTGGCTGTTTTTCGCACAGGCGCGCCATGTGGTTTCGGCGTATTACTGA
- a CDS encoding DUF481 domain-containing protein, producing the protein MLSAALWVAIAAPPVLIAPLPESPGEPALFAVAAGRADLRRPCYQLVCNDAGWRAPTRFTRIARPKAPGTLDPLLPIRLPAIAARRYPLYSPASRRDWRTTHGSHSRFDAGFGYEAVRTPDTNLRVEFGTGYRLQPYADHGTASEGPIARGRLELRQNLSDNALLTQRVLVETGRLNTTTRQVIGVDLRLQPQWTLHSNFELRHDSAGDGGRGATATEGSLQLRYRF; encoded by the coding sequence ATGTTGTCCGCCGCCCTGTGGGTGGCCATTGCCGCCCCGCCCGTGCTGATCGCGCCCTTGCCGGAGTCCCCCGGCGAGCCGGCGCTGTTCGCCGTGGCGGCCGGGCGCGCCGACCTGCGCCGCCCCTGCTACCAGCTGGTCTGCAACGACGCCGGCTGGCGCGCGCCGACGCGGTTCACGCGCATCGCCCGGCCCAAGGCACCCGGCACGCTGGACCCGCTGCTGCCGATACGGCTGCCGGCGATCGCGGCGCGGCGCTATCCGCTGTACTCGCCGGCGTCGCGCCGCGACTGGCGCACCACGCACGGCAGCCACTCGCGCTTCGATGCCGGCTTCGGCTACGAGGCCGTGCGCACGCCGGACACCAATCTCCGCGTGGAATTCGGCACCGGCTACCGCCTGCAGCCCTATGCCGACCATGGCACCGCGAGCGAAGGCCCGATCGCCCGCGGCCGCCTCGAGCTGCGGCAGAACCTCAGCGACAACGCGCTGCTGACCCAGCGGGTCCTGGTGGAGACCGGCCGCCTGAACACCACCACCCGGCAGGTGATCGGCGTGGACCTGCGCCTGCAGCCGCAATGGACCCTGCATTCGAATTTCGAGCTGCGCCACGACAGCGCCGGCGACGGTGGACGCGGCGCAACGGCCACCGAAGGTTCGCTGCAGCTGCGCTACCGGTTCTAG
- the hemC gene encoding hydroxymethylbilane synthase, with protein sequence MNTLRIATRKSPLALWQSEHVADLLRAAHPGIVVELVPMSTRGDEVLDRSLSAIGGKGLFLKELELAMLRGEADCAVHSLKDVPMEVDAPFALPAFLARADHADAFVSNHHASLAALPEGARVGTSSLRRQSQLRALRPDLEIRDLRGNVNTRLAKLDAGEYDAIVLACAGLDRLGFSARIRMRLDAPDWLPAPAQGVIAIECRGDDAAVMALCRALDHAPTRTCASAERALNLALHGSCHVPVAAFARLEGDTLRLDGLVGSEHDGRSVRASAQSPASTPDALGQDVAARLLAAGAAEFLPPR encoded by the coding sequence GTGAACACCCTCCGCATCGCCACCCGCAAGAGCCCGCTCGCCCTCTGGCAGAGCGAACACGTCGCCGACCTGCTGCGCGCCGCCCACCCCGGGATCGTGGTGGAGCTGGTGCCGATGTCGACCCGCGGCGACGAAGTGCTGGACCGCTCGCTGTCCGCGATCGGCGGCAAGGGCCTGTTCCTCAAGGAACTGGAACTCGCGATGCTGCGCGGAGAGGCCGACTGCGCGGTGCATTCGCTGAAGGACGTGCCGATGGAAGTCGACGCGCCGTTCGCACTGCCGGCGTTCCTGGCGCGCGCCGACCATGCCGATGCCTTCGTCAGCAACCATCATGCAAGCCTGGCCGCGCTGCCCGAGGGCGCGCGCGTCGGCACCTCGTCATTGCGCCGGCAGTCGCAGCTGCGCGCGCTGCGCCCGGACCTCGAGATCCGCGACCTGCGCGGCAACGTCAACACCCGCCTGGCCAAGCTCGATGCCGGCGAGTACGACGCGATCGTGCTGGCCTGCGCGGGTCTCGACCGCCTCGGCTTCAGTGCACGCATCCGCATGCGCCTGGATGCGCCGGACTGGCTGCCGGCGCCGGCGCAGGGCGTGATCGCGATCGAATGCCGCGGCGACGATGCCGCGGTGATGGCGCTGTGCCGCGCCCTCGACCACGCGCCCACCCGCACCTGCGCGTCGGCGGAGCGCGCCCTCAACCTGGCCCTGCACGGCTCCTGCCACGTGCCGGTCGCCGCATTCGCACGCCTTGAAGGTGACACGTTGCGTCTGGACGGCCTGGTGGGCAGCGAACACGACGGGCGCAGCGTCCGCGCCAGCGCCCAATCCCCCGCGTCGACGCCCGACGCGCTTGGCCAGGACGTCGCGGCGCGCCTGCTCGCCGCCGGCGCCGCCGAGTTCCTTCCCCCCAGGTAA
- a CDS encoding D-amino acid dehydrogenase → MRILILGSGVIGVTSAWYLRQQGHEVVVIDRATGPAMQSSFANAGQVSPGYASPWPAPGIPLKAVGWLLSRHAPLAIRPTADPAQYRWMWQMLRNCTHHRYAISKARMVRLAEYSRACLEELRRDTGIAYEQRTLGTTQLFRTQAQLDGAAKDIAILRQYGVPYELLDRAGIVRVEPALARVADTLAGALRLPGDETGDCHLFTTRLAAMAEAAGVEFRYGQDVEALLGDGDRIAGVRIQGRTETADRYVLALGAWSPRLLAPLGIRLPVYPLKGYSLTIPITDPGLAPHSTVLDESYKVAITRFDDRIRVGGMAEVSGYDLSLPQRRRDTLEMVVRSLYPDGGDLANASFWSGLRPSTPDGPPVVGPTAYRNLLLNTGHGTLGWTMACGSGRYLADLVDGRAPAIDSEGLDISRYGRPWPAAPTGLR, encoded by the coding sequence ATGCGTATCCTGATCCTGGGCTCCGGTGTGATCGGAGTGACCAGCGCGTGGTATCTGCGCCAACAGGGGCACGAGGTCGTCGTCATCGACCGTGCGACCGGCCCCGCGATGCAGTCCAGCTTTGCCAATGCCGGCCAGGTCTCGCCCGGCTACGCCTCGCCCTGGCCCGCGCCGGGCATCCCGCTGAAGGCGGTGGGCTGGCTGCTGTCGCGGCACGCGCCGCTGGCGATCCGGCCGACCGCCGACCCCGCGCAGTACCGCTGGATGTGGCAGATGCTGCGCAACTGCACCCATCACCGCTATGCCATCAGCAAGGCGCGGATGGTGCGGCTCGCCGAGTACAGCCGGGCCTGCCTGGAGGAGCTGCGCCGCGATACCGGCATCGCCTACGAGCAGCGCACGCTCGGCACCACGCAGCTGTTCCGCACGCAGGCGCAGCTCGACGGTGCCGCCAAGGACATCGCGATCCTGCGCCAGTACGGCGTGCCCTACGAGCTCCTCGACCGCGCCGGAATCGTCCGCGTGGAGCCGGCGCTGGCCAGGGTCGCCGATACGCTGGCCGGTGCGCTGCGCCTGCCGGGCGACGAAACCGGCGACTGCCACCTCTTCACCACCCGGCTGGCGGCGATGGCCGAGGCCGCGGGGGTCGAGTTCCGCTACGGGCAGGACGTCGAAGCCCTGCTGGGCGACGGGGACCGCATCGCCGGCGTGCGCATCCAGGGCCGGACCGAAACCGCCGACCGCTATGTGCTGGCGCTGGGCGCGTGGTCGCCACGCCTGCTCGCGCCCCTCGGCATCCGCCTGCCGGTGTACCCGCTCAAGGGTTATTCGCTGACGATCCCGATCACGGACCCCGGGCTGGCTCCGCACTCGACCGTGCTCGACGAAAGCTACAAGGTGGCCATCACCCGCTTCGACGATCGCATCCGCGTCGGCGGCATGGCCGAAGTCAGCGGCTATGACCTGTCGCTGCCGCAGCGCCGCCGCGACACCCTGGAGATGGTGGTGCGCAGCCTGTATCCCGATGGCGGCGACCTTGCCAACGCCAGTTTCTGGAGTGGCCTGCGCCCCTCCACGCCGGACGGCCCGCCCGTGGTCGGCCCCACGGCGTACCGCAACCTGCTGCTCAACACCGGGCACGGCACCCTGGGCTGGACGATGGCCTGCGGCTCGGGGCGCTACCTGGCCGACCTGGTCGACGGCCGTGCGCCCGCGATCGACAGCGAGGGCCTCGACATCTCCCGCTACGGGCGCCCCTGGCCCGCCGCGCCCACGGGGCTGCGCTGA